AGGGCTTTTTTACTTACATGCAGAATTGCGAAGGAGGAGTCATTCATTGTTGCCTGTGCAGTATAAAGCGTATGGCTTGTCTTGGTTGAGCCAATTCCCAATGCCTGAACTCCAAATCGTACAGAACGATACAGATTCTCTAGCTGCCTATACGGACGTAAACATTGAAATAGCTGATTTGGCGGCACAGTGGGAAGCGTGGGATGTGGGGAGTGATAACTTTGTATCCCGGAATGGCAGTCTTTTTTTTCGGATCGAAGATACAGGTCTGTTTCTCATGGAACAAGGACGCCGTATCGTGGTATCCCCTCAAGTGGGAGCAGATGACAAAAAGGTTAGATTATTTGTGCTGGGCACATGTATGGCCGTCATTATGATGCAGCGCGGCATTCTTCCGCTCCACGGAAGTGCGGTGGTCATTGATGGTTGGGCTTATGCATTTGTTGGACACTCGGGTGCAGGCAAATCCACTTTATCAGCTGCACTTGCCTCACGCGGCTTTCCACTCTTAACGGATGATGTCGTGGCACTGACATGGGATGCAGGAGGAAGAGCAATCGTATCACCGGGTTATCCGCAGCAAAAGTTATGGCAGCCCAGTCTGGACGGATTCGGCATGAAGGAACAGGATTACGCAACGGTTCATGCGGAGATTACGAAATACGCGATACCGGTTCAGCACTATTTTCATGATAGACCTGTTCCGCTTGCGGCTGTGTTTGAACTTGATCCGAAACCGGAAGAGATGCTGAAACCCGTACAGCTGAAGGAAGTTGCCGGATTGGAACGCCTTCACATGCTGTGCTCTCATACATTTCGTAGTGGACTTGTTTCCAGGCAGGGTCTGGCACAATGGCTGTTCGAGACGGTTTCACGGCTGTCCGCCGGTATTGAAGTTTTCAGAATCACGAGGTCAGGCTCTGATTTTACGGCATTTGAGATGGCTGACCGAATTACAGAATATGCGCGCAAAGGAGTGTATACGGGACAATGACAGCAACGAAGCCAATGAATGGGGAAGACCGTGTGTTGCGTAAGGAAGGCAATCTTGTCAGTGACATGGGCGGGGAAAAAGTCATGATGAGCATCCATAACGGAAAGTACTATAATCTGGGCAGCACGGGTGGACGAATCTGGGATCTGATCAGTGAAGAACGAACATTGACCGAATTGGTTGAAGTGTTAGCCTCAGAATATGAGATTGAACTAGACCTATGCCGTGAGCAGGTTATTCAATTTCTTGAGCATCTGACGCATGAAGGATTAATTGACGTTACCCGCGGAGAGTAGAGCCATGTTGCGAAAAATAAAAGCATATCGTTCATTGCCTCGTGAAATTCGTGGATTGGTATGGGAAGCCTATGTCCACCTTGGATGGGCACGAATACTAAAGGCGATGCCTTTTGCCAAGATTGCTCCTGGTCTCGGTACACCGATGTACGAAACACCAATGACGGGACTCATTCGAAGTGATGTGACGACAATACGAAATATTTCTAAAGCTATACTCATTGCCAGCAGGTATACATTATGGGAGAGTCGTTGCCTTGTCATGGCAATTGCAGCGATGAAGATGCTGGAACGCCGCAAAGTGGAGAGTACTCTATATATGGGTACTGCACGGAATAAACAAGGCCAAATGATGGCTCATGCATGGCTGCGCAGTGGGAAACTGATTGTGACCGGAGCAGATACAATGGACCAATATACGGTTGTCGGGGTGTTTGGCAAGCGGTGTCCTGAGAAGGGAGCTGGGGAGATTGTTTACGATTCATGAGTGGGAACAATATACAGCGGATTTTCCGCAGGAGCTTAAGCTGATTTTGAGCATGATTAAAGGCGATCTAACAGCAATAACCCCTGAGGATGCCCAAATACGGATGAAGGACATGGACTGGCAGCTCTTTTTGCAGCTTGCCCATCATCATCGACTGTACTCTGTACTCTATCTGAACATAAAAGAGTTGGATTCAGCGCTTATTCCCGCTTTTGTAGTGGAAAACCTGAAGCAGCAATATACAGTCAATACGTTCCGCATGTTACATCTGACAGCCGAAATGGAGCAGGTGTGTGGTGCTTTTCGTGAACGAGGCATTCGGAATATTACGCTCAAAGGGCCCGCGCTGGCACATGATTTATACGGAGATATTTCATTGCGGACCTCTAAAGATCTGGACATTCTCATTCCCTTTGATGATGTGGAGTCTGCGGAAGAGATCCTTGAATCGCTTGGTTATGAATCAAAGGAAGGCAAGAGAACACCAACTGTTGCCAGCTGGAAATGGCGGGAACATCATATCTGTTACAAACACCCTGTAAAAAGAACCCAAGT
This window of the Paenibacillus marchantiae genome carries:
- a CDS encoding aldolase — translated: MLPVQYKAYGLSWLSQFPMPELQIVQNDTDSLAAYTDVNIEIADLAAQWEAWDVGSDNFVSRNGSLFFRIEDTGLFLMEQGRRIVVSPQVGADDKKVRLFVLGTCMAVIMMQRGILPLHGSAVVIDGWAYAFVGHSGAGKSTLSAALASRGFPLLTDDVVALTWDAGGRAIVSPGYPQQKLWQPSLDGFGMKEQDYATVHAEITKYAIPVQHYFHDRPVPLAAVFELDPKPEEMLKPVQLKEVAGLERLHMLCSHTFRSGLVSRQGLAQWLFETVSRLSAGIEVFRITRSGSDFTAFEMADRITEYARKGVYTGQ
- a CDS encoding lasso peptide biosynthesis PqqD family chaperone codes for the protein MTATKPMNGEDRVLRKEGNLVSDMGGEKVMMSIHNGKYYNLGSTGGRIWDLISEERTLTELVEVLASEYEIELDLCREQVIQFLEHLTHEGLIDVTRGE
- a CDS encoding lasso peptide biosynthesis B2 protein, whose protein sequence is MLRKIKAYRSLPREIRGLVWEAYVHLGWARILKAMPFAKIAPGLGTPMYETPMTGLIRSDVTTIRNISKAILIASRYTLWESRCLVMAIAAMKMLERRKVESTLYMGTARNKQGQMMAHAWLRSGKLIVTGADTMDQYTVVGVFGKRCPEKGAGEIVYDS